In Zalophus californianus isolate mZalCal1 chromosome 4, mZalCal1.pri.v2, whole genome shotgun sequence, the following proteins share a genomic window:
- the NRAS gene encoding GTPase NRas has product MTEYKLVVVGAGGVGKSALTIQLIQNHFVDEYDPTIEDSYRKQVVIDGETCLLDILDTAGQEEYSAMRDQYMRTGEGFLCVFAINNSKSFADINLYREQIKRVKDSDDVPMVLVGNKCDLPTRTVDTKQAHELAKSYGIPFIETSAKTRQGVEDAFYTLVREIRQYRMKKLNSNDDGTQGCMGLPCVVM; this is encoded by the exons ATGACTGAGTACAAACTGGTGGTGGTTGGAGCAGGTGGTGTCGGGAAAAGCGCATTGACAATCCAGCTAATCCAGAACCACTTTGTAGATGAGTATGATCCCACCATAGAG GATTCTTACCGAAAACAGGTGGTTATAGACGGTGAAACCTGTCTGTTGGACATACTGGATACAGCTGGTCAAGAGGAGTACAGTGCCATGAGAGACCAATACATGAGGACAGGCGAAGGCTTCCTCTGTGTATTTGCCATCAATAATAGCAAATCATTTGCAGATATTAACCTCTACAG ggaacaGATTAAGCGAGTAAAAGATTCAGATGATGTACCTATGGTGCTAGTAGGAAATAAGTGTGATTTGCCAACAAGGACAGTGGACACAAAACAAGCCCACGAACTGGCCAAGAGTTATGGGATTCCATTCATTGAAACCTCAGCCAAGACCAGACAG GGTGTCGAAGATGCCTTTTACACACTGGTAAGAGAAATACGTCAGTACCGAATGAAGAAACTCAACAGCAATGATGATGGGACTCAAGGTTGTATGGGGTTACCGTGTGTGGTGATGTAA